One segment of Erigeron canadensis isolate Cc75 chromosome 2, C_canadensis_v1, whole genome shotgun sequence DNA contains the following:
- the LOC122588690 gene encoding uncharacterized protein LOC122588690 codes for MATMNVTRYDGGGGGGGGVEIYGMSKVDKIMLKFRPIAPKPVSAGSGSGTDNSEGYVKCVRSKRKYVRVKKNTKKSKNNNDSGNKKRKVTLSLLPQTPARKQKFPDLVQNNNNNNISGKKTITQPQPVWVSFNNNINNYEDNNVGHGHVGGGGDTSVNRQVILRKTPFLPQVVSYVTVECVTDTWVDVQGLGCTDEERLMNLEKDTCPGFISDGQDRVVWTNKAYREMAAGSRDHDVAVVLVRKDTWNQSPPVMMYPAAFTCKVRASTSPIANSHGPISPTITLPCDGWRMERGGYAWRLDVKAALSLGR; via the coding sequence atggCTACGATGAATGTAACAAGATAtgacggcggcggcggcggcggcggtggagTCGAGATTTATGGCATGTCAAAAGTTGACAAGATAATGCTTAAGTTCCGTCCGATTGCACCCAAACCGGTCTCCGCTGGTTCCGGGTCGGGTACGGATAACAGCGAGGGGTATGTGAAATGTGTAAGAAGCAAAAGGAAGTATGTAAGGGTTAAAAAGAACACAAAAAAGAGCAAGAATAATAACGATTCTGGtaacaagaaaagaaaggtGACACTCTCTTTATTACCCCAAACTCCGGCCCGGAAACAAAAATTTCCAGATCTggttcaaaataataataataataatattagtgGTAAGAAAACCATCACCCAACCACAACCGGTGTGGGTCAGctttaacaataatattaataattatgagGATAATAACGTTGGTCACGGTCACGTGGGAGGTGGGGGTGATACCAGCGTGAATCGGCAGGTTATACTGAGGAAAACTCCTTTTTTACCGCAAGTGGTGTCGTACGTGACGGTGGAATGCGTGACGGACACGTGGGTGGATGTTCAAGGGTTAGGGTGTACGGACGAAGAAAGGTTGATGAATTTGGAGAAAGACACGTGTCCAGGGTTTATATCTGACGGTCAAGATAGGGTCGTGTGGACAAACAAGGCGTATAGAGAGATGGCTGCTGGAAGTAGAGACCATGACGTGGCGGTTGTATTGGTTAGAAAAGATACGTGGAACCAATCGCCGCCGGTGATGATGTATCCGGCTGCTTTTACTTGTAAGGTAAGGGCTAGTACGTCACCCATCGCAAACTCTCACGGTCCTATTTCTCCGACGATAACGCTGCCGTGTGATGGTTGGAGGATGGAACGCGGCGGCTACGCCTGGCGGTTGGACGTTAAGGCTGCTCTTAGTTTGGGCCGGTAA